A genomic region of Anaerobaca lacustris contains the following coding sequences:
- the ispG gene encoding flavodoxin-dependent (E)-4-hydroxy-3-methylbut-2-enyl-diphosphate synthase, giving the protein MITRRHTSSVSVGPVEIGSSAPVVIQSMTKVPTTDVDRCVRQVQRLAAAGCRLVRIAVPRRADTIAFGQIVQKVRVPLIADVHFSADRAVEAIEAGAAKIRLNPGNIKQRKDICRIIDAAKMHRVAARIGVNEASIRDLKKAPVPPEERTALMLEEMSGYVRLFEDRGFDQIVLSAKSSDALRTIEVNRAIAEAFGYPMHLGLTHAGLPADASIPSAVALGTLLAEGIGDTIRVSAAGDPVVETEIAKAIALSLGLLDRTRPELIVCPTCGRTEIDVVKLAKRVEKALRKVRKPCRIAVMGCIVNGPGEAADADIAVCAAREKAAFYLHGRKIAIVPEMEIIPRLLAAIEEL; this is encoded by the coding sequence GTGATTACGAGAAGACATACATCCTCCGTCTCCGTTGGTCCGGTGGAAATCGGTTCATCGGCCCCCGTCGTCATCCAGTCGATGACCAAGGTGCCGACGACCGACGTCGACCGATGCGTCCGGCAGGTTCAGCGGCTCGCTGCCGCCGGGTGCAGGCTGGTCCGCATCGCAGTGCCCCGCCGGGCCGACACGATCGCGTTCGGGCAGATCGTACAGAAGGTCCGCGTGCCGCTGATCGCCGACGTACACTTCAGCGCCGACCGCGCCGTCGAGGCCATCGAGGCCGGGGCTGCGAAAATCCGCCTGAACCCGGGCAACATCAAGCAGCGCAAAGACATCTGCCGCATCATCGACGCGGCCAAGATGCACCGCGTCGCGGCCCGCATCGGCGTCAACGAGGCGAGCATCCGTGACCTGAAGAAGGCCCCCGTCCCACCGGAGGAGCGAACCGCCCTGATGCTCGAAGAGATGAGCGGCTATGTCCGGCTGTTCGAGGACCGCGGCTTCGACCAGATCGTCCTCAGTGCCAAGAGCAGCGATGCATTGCGGACCATCGAGGTCAATCGGGCGATTGCCGAGGCCTTCGGCTACCCCATGCACCTGGGCCTGACCCATGCCGGCCTGCCGGCTGATGCGAGCATTCCTTCGGCGGTCGCCCTGGGAACGCTGTTGGCCGAGGGCATCGGCGACACCATTCGCGTCAGTGCCGCCGGCGACCCGGTTGTCGAAACGGAGATTGCCAAGGCCATTGCCCTGTCCCTGGGACTGCTGGACCGGACTCGGCCGGAGCTGATCGTCTGCCCGACCTGTGGACGCACCGAGATCGATGTCGTCAAGCTCGCCAAACGGGTCGAGAAGGCATTGCGCAAGGTCAGGAAGCCGTGCCGCATAGCCGTGATGGGCTGCATCGTCAACGGTCCGGGGGAAGCCGCAGACGCCGACATCGCCGTCTGTGCCGCCAGGGAGAAGGCCGCCTTCTACCTCCACGGCCGCAAGATCGCGATCGTTCCCGAGATGGAGATCATCCCCCGCCTCCTTGCGGCTATTGAAGAGTTGTAG